Proteins encoded together in one Bacillota bacterium window:
- a CDS encoding sugar ABC transporter permease — translation MAVKPSTVSWPVKMKYARWVSDDSPLVPFLFIAPYLAFFIVFTVYPIIQGMVIAFSDYDLIAESSRFIGLANFEAIFDPQNLFVKSLTNTVKYVVFGVPVFVVVGFIIALVMNSDIPGRIVFRSVFAMPFVINVAAMSLMFLWMFDSRVGIINYYFMKLGLPPQEWLSHPTSALGVIIFVSLWWGLGGVYLPFLAALQDIPQEYYEAAAIDGANSLQSFRYITIPCLKPTMLFVTVTQVIAGFQVFGQVLLITGGGPANSTRVVLQHIYDSGFQFFRLGEASAMAWILFLILMGITVTQFRLMQR, via the coding sequence ATGGCGGTGAAGCCATCGACGGTAAGTTGGCCCGTCAAGATGAAATACGCTAGATGGGTGAGCGATGACAGCCCCCTGGTTCCCTTTCTGTTCATTGCGCCTTACCTAGCTTTTTTCATAGTATTTACGGTCTACCCGATCATCCAGGGGATGGTCATCGCTTTCTCTGACTACGACCTGATCGCCGAAAGCAGCCGGTTCATCGGCCTCGCGAATTTCGAGGCGATTTTCGACCCCCAGAATCTATTTGTTAAGTCACTCACCAACACCGTGAAGTACGTCGTATTCGGGGTTCCCGTCTTTGTGGTGGTGGGTTTCATCATTGCGCTGGTCATGAACAGTGACATTCCGGGACGGATCGTTTTCCGTTCGGTCTTTGCCATGCCCTTCGTGATCAACGTAGCAGCGATGTCACTCATGTTCCTTTGGATGTTCGACTCGCGGGTAGGGATTATCAACTACTACTTCATGAAGCTTGGCCTGCCACCGCAGGAATGGTTGAGCCACCCCACTTCCGCGCTCGGTGTCATCATTTTCGTCAGCTTGTGGTGGGGCCTTGGCGGCGTATACCTCCCCTTCTTAGCCGCGCTCCAGGATATTCCCCAGGAGTACTATGAGGCAGCGGCTATCGATGGCGCAAACTCACTCCAGTCGTTCCGGTACATTACAATCCCCTGTCTGAAACCCACTATGCTTTTCGTCACGGTGACACAAGTTATCGCAGGCTTCCAGGTATTTGGGCAGGTGCTCCTGATCACCGGCGGCGGCCCCGCGAACAGCACCCGGGTTGTGTTGCAGCACATTTACGACAGCGGGTTCCAGTTTTTCAGGCTCGGTGAAGCGTCGGCCATGGCGTGGATTCTGTTTCTGATCCTGATGGGGATCACGGTGACTCAGTTCCGGCTGATGCAGCGGTAG